In the Paroedura picta isolate Pp20150507F chromosome 15, Ppicta_v3.0, whole genome shotgun sequence genome, one interval contains:
- the ASPA gene encoding aspartoacylase isoform X5, translating to MAIDFDNSVLTSCFIVTCHRSGADILKTNDRFGLALLQSFKLLHRMTSCLVVQEVPLRRIAIFGGTHGNELSGVFLAKRWLEDGTEIQRPGLEVKPFIANPRAVEKCCRYIDCDLNRVFDTENLGRMKVTEGTPYEVKRAQEINSMFGPKGSPNEAYDLIFDLHNTTANMGSTLILETSRDDFTIQLCRYIKDALAPETCAVFLIEHPNLQYATTRSIARYPVGVEVGPQPQGVLRADILDKMRKIVKHGLDFIHIFNAGTEFPPCTIEAYKIMEKVDYPRNKNNEITAVVHPNLQDQDWQPLHPGDPMFLTLEGKTIPYEGDSVVYPTFVNEAAYYEKNQAFIKTVKQKLSARGIRASLS from the exons ATGGCAATTGATTTCGACAATTCCGTGTTGACGTCATGTTTTATTGTGACCTGCCATAGGAGCGGGGCAGACATCTTGAAAACAAATGA ccgctTCGGTTTGGCTTTGCTGCAGTCCTTCAAGTTGCTTCACAGAATGACTTCTTGTCTGGTTGTGCAAGAAGTTCCCTTGCGAAGGATTGCGATTTTTGGAGGGACTCACGGCAACGAGTTATCCGGGGTCTTTCTGGCCAAGCGCTGGCTGGAAGACGGGACCGAGATTCAAAGGCCGGGCTTGGAGGTGAAACCTTTTATTGCCAATCCGAGAGCTGTTGAAAAATGTTGCCGGTATATTGACTGTGACCTGAACCGCGTTTTTGACACTGAGAATCTTGG CAGGATGAAAGTTACAGAGGGTACTCCGTATGAAGTGAAAAGGGCTCAAGAAATCAATTCCATGTTTGGTCCGAAAGGTAGCCCCAACGAAGCCTATGACCTTATCTTTGATCTTCACAACACAACGGCTAATATGGGCAGCACCCTCATCCTGGAAACCTCCAGGGATGACTTTACCATTCAGCTATGTCGCTATATTAAG GATGCTTTGGCTCCAGAAacctgtgctgttttcctgatTGAGCATCCTAACCTACAATACGCTACGACCCGGTCTATAGCAAGATATCCTGTTG GTGTGGAAGTTGGCCCTCAGCCCCAAGGCGTCCTTCGAGCAGACATTTTGGATAAAATGAGGAAGATCGTCAAACATGGCCTGGACTTCATACACATTTTCAATGCAG GGACAGAATTTCCACCATGCACAATTGAGGCTTACAAAATAATGGAGAAAGTAGATTATCCCAGAAACAAAAACAACGAGATTACGGCTGTTGTTCACCCCAACCTGCAG GATCAAGACTGGCAGCCTCTCCACCCTGGCGATCCAATGTTTTTAACTCTCGAAGGAAAGACAATCCCATACGAAGGAGATTCCGTGGTGTATCCGACATTTGTGAACGAAGCGGCTTATTATGAAAAGAACCAAGCTTTCATCAAAACGGTCAAACAAAAATTAAGTGCCAGAGGCATAAGAGCTTCTCTCTCTTAG
- the ASPA gene encoding aspartoacylase isoform X3, translating to MRQSSVPECRFLQPWDNNADCQGCPVAEAILTGPFCTCPTKMAIDFDNSVLTSCFIVTCHRSGADILKTNDRFGLALLQSFKLLHRMTSCLVVQEVPLRRIAIFGGTHGNELSGVFLAKRWLEDGTEIQRPGLEVKPFIANPRAVEKCCRYIDCDLNRVFDTENLGRMKVTEGTPYEVKRAQEINSMFGPKGSPNEAYDLIFDLHNTTANMGSTLILETSRDDFTIQLCRYIKDALAPETCAVFLIEHPNLQYATTRSIARYPVGVEVGPQPQGVLRADILDKMRKIVKHGLDFIHIFNAGTEFPPCTIEAYKIMEKVDYPRNKNNEITAVVHPNLQDQDWQPLHPGDPMFLTLEGKTIPYEGDSVVYPTFVNEAAYYEKNQAFIKTVKQKLSARGIRASLS from the exons ATGAG ACAAAGTTCGGTTCCAGAATGCCGTTTCTTACAACCATGGGATAATAATGCTG ATTGCCAAGGCTGTCCTGTTGCAGAGGCTATCTTGACTGGACCTTTCTGTACCTGTCCCACCAAG ATGGCAATTGATTTCGACAATTCCGTGTTGACGTCATGTTTTATTGTGACCTGCCATAGGAGCGGGGCAGACATCTTGAAAACAAATGA ccgctTCGGTTTGGCTTTGCTGCAGTCCTTCAAGTTGCTTCACAGAATGACTTCTTGTCTGGTTGTGCAAGAAGTTCCCTTGCGAAGGATTGCGATTTTTGGAGGGACTCACGGCAACGAGTTATCCGGGGTCTTTCTGGCCAAGCGCTGGCTGGAAGACGGGACCGAGATTCAAAGGCCGGGCTTGGAGGTGAAACCTTTTATTGCCAATCCGAGAGCTGTTGAAAAATGTTGCCGGTATATTGACTGTGACCTGAACCGCGTTTTTGACACTGAGAATCTTGG CAGGATGAAAGTTACAGAGGGTACTCCGTATGAAGTGAAAAGGGCTCAAGAAATCAATTCCATGTTTGGTCCGAAAGGTAGCCCCAACGAAGCCTATGACCTTATCTTTGATCTTCACAACACAACGGCTAATATGGGCAGCACCCTCATCCTGGAAACCTCCAGGGATGACTTTACCATTCAGCTATGTCGCTATATTAAG GATGCTTTGGCTCCAGAAacctgtgctgttttcctgatTGAGCATCCTAACCTACAATACGCTACGACCCGGTCTATAGCAAGATATCCTGTTG GTGTGGAAGTTGGCCCTCAGCCCCAAGGCGTCCTTCGAGCAGACATTTTGGATAAAATGAGGAAGATCGTCAAACATGGCCTGGACTTCATACACATTTTCAATGCAG GGACAGAATTTCCACCATGCACAATTGAGGCTTACAAAATAATGGAGAAAGTAGATTATCCCAGAAACAAAAACAACGAGATTACGGCTGTTGTTCACCCCAACCTGCAG GATCAAGACTGGCAGCCTCTCCACCCTGGCGATCCAATGTTTTTAACTCTCGAAGGAAAGACAATCCCATACGAAGGAGATTCCGTGGTGTATCCGACATTTGTGAACGAAGCGGCTTATTATGAAAAGAACCAAGCTTTCATCAAAACGGTCAAACAAAAATTAAGTGCCAGAGGCATAAGAGCTTCTCTCTCTTAG
- the ASPA gene encoding aspartoacylase isoform X2, translating into MLYPFLFRQSSVPECRFLQPWDNNADCQGCPVAEAILTGPFCTCPTKMAIDFDNSVLTSCFIVTCHRSGADILKTNDRFGLALLQSFKLLHRMTSCLVVQEVPLRRIAIFGGTHGNELSGVFLAKRWLEDGTEIQRPGLEVKPFIANPRAVEKCCRYIDCDLNRVFDTENLGMKVTEGTPYEVKRAQEINSMFGPKGSPNEAYDLIFDLHNTTANMGSTLILETSRDDFTIQLCRYIKDALAPETCAVFLIEHPNLQYATTRSIARYPVGVEVGPQPQGVLRADILDKMRKIVKHGLDFIHIFNAGTEFPPCTIEAYKIMEKVDYPRNKNNEITAVVHPNLQDQDWQPLHPGDPMFLTLEGKTIPYEGDSVVYPTFVNEAAYYEKNQAFIKTVKQKLSARGIRASLS; encoded by the exons ATGCTCTATCCATTCCTTTTTAGACAAAGTTCGGTTCCAGAATGCCGTTTCTTACAACCATGGGATAATAATGCTG ATTGCCAAGGCTGTCCTGTTGCAGAGGCTATCTTGACTGGACCTTTCTGTACCTGTCCCACCAAG ATGGCAATTGATTTCGACAATTCCGTGTTGACGTCATGTTTTATTGTGACCTGCCATAGGAGCGGGGCAGACATCTTGAAAACAAATGA ccgctTCGGTTTGGCTTTGCTGCAGTCCTTCAAGTTGCTTCACAGAATGACTTCTTGTCTGGTTGTGCAAGAAGTTCCCTTGCGAAGGATTGCGATTTTTGGAGGGACTCACGGCAACGAGTTATCCGGGGTCTTTCTGGCCAAGCGCTGGCTGGAAGACGGGACCGAGATTCAAAGGCCGGGCTTGGAGGTGAAACCTTTTATTGCCAATCCGAGAGCTGTTGAAAAATGTTGCCGGTATATTGACTGTGACCTGAACCGCGTTTTTGACACTGAGAATCTTGG GATGAAAGTTACAGAGGGTACTCCGTATGAAGTGAAAAGGGCTCAAGAAATCAATTCCATGTTTGGTCCGAAAGGTAGCCCCAACGAAGCCTATGACCTTATCTTTGATCTTCACAACACAACGGCTAATATGGGCAGCACCCTCATCCTGGAAACCTCCAGGGATGACTTTACCATTCAGCTATGTCGCTATATTAAG GATGCTTTGGCTCCAGAAacctgtgctgttttcctgatTGAGCATCCTAACCTACAATACGCTACGACCCGGTCTATAGCAAGATATCCTGTTG GTGTGGAAGTTGGCCCTCAGCCCCAAGGCGTCCTTCGAGCAGACATTTTGGATAAAATGAGGAAGATCGTCAAACATGGCCTGGACTTCATACACATTTTCAATGCAG GGACAGAATTTCCACCATGCACAATTGAGGCTTACAAAATAATGGAGAAAGTAGATTATCCCAGAAACAAAAACAACGAGATTACGGCTGTTGTTCACCCCAACCTGCAG GATCAAGACTGGCAGCCTCTCCACCCTGGCGATCCAATGTTTTTAACTCTCGAAGGAAAGACAATCCCATACGAAGGAGATTCCGTGGTGTATCCGACATTTGTGAACGAAGCGGCTTATTATGAAAAGAACCAAGCTTTCATCAAAACGGTCAAACAAAAATTAAGTGCCAGAGGCATAAGAGCTTCTCTCTCTTAG
- the ASPA gene encoding aspartoacylase isoform X4 → MRVGCFLQPTDCQGCPVAEAILTGPFCTCPTKMAIDFDNSVLTSCFIVTCHRSGADILKTNDRFGLALLQSFKLLHRMTSCLVVQEVPLRRIAIFGGTHGNELSGVFLAKRWLEDGTEIQRPGLEVKPFIANPRAVEKCCRYIDCDLNRVFDTENLGRMKVTEGTPYEVKRAQEINSMFGPKGSPNEAYDLIFDLHNTTANMGSTLILETSRDDFTIQLCRYIKDALAPETCAVFLIEHPNLQYATTRSIARYPVGVEVGPQPQGVLRADILDKMRKIVKHGLDFIHIFNAGTEFPPCTIEAYKIMEKVDYPRNKNNEITAVVHPNLQDQDWQPLHPGDPMFLTLEGKTIPYEGDSVVYPTFVNEAAYYEKNQAFIKTVKQKLSARGIRASLS, encoded by the exons ATGCGTGTTGGCTGTTTCTTGCAACCTACAG ATTGCCAAGGCTGTCCTGTTGCAGAGGCTATCTTGACTGGACCTTTCTGTACCTGTCCCACCAAG ATGGCAATTGATTTCGACAATTCCGTGTTGACGTCATGTTTTATTGTGACCTGCCATAGGAGCGGGGCAGACATCTTGAAAACAAATGA ccgctTCGGTTTGGCTTTGCTGCAGTCCTTCAAGTTGCTTCACAGAATGACTTCTTGTCTGGTTGTGCAAGAAGTTCCCTTGCGAAGGATTGCGATTTTTGGAGGGACTCACGGCAACGAGTTATCCGGGGTCTTTCTGGCCAAGCGCTGGCTGGAAGACGGGACCGAGATTCAAAGGCCGGGCTTGGAGGTGAAACCTTTTATTGCCAATCCGAGAGCTGTTGAAAAATGTTGCCGGTATATTGACTGTGACCTGAACCGCGTTTTTGACACTGAGAATCTTGG CAGGATGAAAGTTACAGAGGGTACTCCGTATGAAGTGAAAAGGGCTCAAGAAATCAATTCCATGTTTGGTCCGAAAGGTAGCCCCAACGAAGCCTATGACCTTATCTTTGATCTTCACAACACAACGGCTAATATGGGCAGCACCCTCATCCTGGAAACCTCCAGGGATGACTTTACCATTCAGCTATGTCGCTATATTAAG GATGCTTTGGCTCCAGAAacctgtgctgttttcctgatTGAGCATCCTAACCTACAATACGCTACGACCCGGTCTATAGCAAGATATCCTGTTG GTGTGGAAGTTGGCCCTCAGCCCCAAGGCGTCCTTCGAGCAGACATTTTGGATAAAATGAGGAAGATCGTCAAACATGGCCTGGACTTCATACACATTTTCAATGCAG GGACAGAATTTCCACCATGCACAATTGAGGCTTACAAAATAATGGAGAAAGTAGATTATCCCAGAAACAAAAACAACGAGATTACGGCTGTTGTTCACCCCAACCTGCAG GATCAAGACTGGCAGCCTCTCCACCCTGGCGATCCAATGTTTTTAACTCTCGAAGGAAAGACAATCCCATACGAAGGAGATTCCGTGGTGTATCCGACATTTGTGAACGAAGCGGCTTATTATGAAAAGAACCAAGCTTTCATCAAAACGGTCAAACAAAAATTAAGTGCCAGAGGCATAAGAGCTTCTCTCTCTTAG
- the ASPA gene encoding aspartoacylase isoform X1, giving the protein MSEHLAPQIHSHLDLSHPLCFPGTDCQGCPVAEAILTGPFCTCPTKMAIDFDNSVLTSCFIVTCHRSGADILKTNDRFGLALLQSFKLLHRMTSCLVVQEVPLRRIAIFGGTHGNELSGVFLAKRWLEDGTEIQRPGLEVKPFIANPRAVEKCCRYIDCDLNRVFDTENLGRMKVTEGTPYEVKRAQEINSMFGPKGSPNEAYDLIFDLHNTTANMGSTLILETSRDDFTIQLCRYIKDALAPETCAVFLIEHPNLQYATTRSIARYPVGVEVGPQPQGVLRADILDKMRKIVKHGLDFIHIFNAGTEFPPCTIEAYKIMEKVDYPRNKNNEITAVVHPNLQDQDWQPLHPGDPMFLTLEGKTIPYEGDSVVYPTFVNEAAYYEKNQAFIKTVKQKLSARGIRASLS; this is encoded by the exons ATGTCAGAACACCTGGCCCCACAGATTCATTCCCATTTAGACCTTTCACATCCTTTGTGCTTCCCTGGAACAGATTGCCAAGGCTGTCCTGTTGCAGAGGCTATCTTGACTGGACCTTTCTGTACCTGTCCCACCAAG ATGGCAATTGATTTCGACAATTCCGTGTTGACGTCATGTTTTATTGTGACCTGCCATAGGAGCGGGGCAGACATCTTGAAAACAAATGA ccgctTCGGTTTGGCTTTGCTGCAGTCCTTCAAGTTGCTTCACAGAATGACTTCTTGTCTGGTTGTGCAAGAAGTTCCCTTGCGAAGGATTGCGATTTTTGGAGGGACTCACGGCAACGAGTTATCCGGGGTCTTTCTGGCCAAGCGCTGGCTGGAAGACGGGACCGAGATTCAAAGGCCGGGCTTGGAGGTGAAACCTTTTATTGCCAATCCGAGAGCTGTTGAAAAATGTTGCCGGTATATTGACTGTGACCTGAACCGCGTTTTTGACACTGAGAATCTTGG CAGGATGAAAGTTACAGAGGGTACTCCGTATGAAGTGAAAAGGGCTCAAGAAATCAATTCCATGTTTGGTCCGAAAGGTAGCCCCAACGAAGCCTATGACCTTATCTTTGATCTTCACAACACAACGGCTAATATGGGCAGCACCCTCATCCTGGAAACCTCCAGGGATGACTTTACCATTCAGCTATGTCGCTATATTAAG GATGCTTTGGCTCCAGAAacctgtgctgttttcctgatTGAGCATCCTAACCTACAATACGCTACGACCCGGTCTATAGCAAGATATCCTGTTG GTGTGGAAGTTGGCCCTCAGCCCCAAGGCGTCCTTCGAGCAGACATTTTGGATAAAATGAGGAAGATCGTCAAACATGGCCTGGACTTCATACACATTTTCAATGCAG GGACAGAATTTCCACCATGCACAATTGAGGCTTACAAAATAATGGAGAAAGTAGATTATCCCAGAAACAAAAACAACGAGATTACGGCTGTTGTTCACCCCAACCTGCAG GATCAAGACTGGCAGCCTCTCCACCCTGGCGATCCAATGTTTTTAACTCTCGAAGGAAAGACAATCCCATACGAAGGAGATTCCGTGGTGTATCCGACATTTGTGAACGAAGCGGCTTATTATGAAAAGAACCAAGCTTTCATCAAAACGGTCAAACAAAAATTAAGTGCCAGAGGCATAAGAGCTTCTCTCTCTTAG